A stretch of Canis lupus familiaris isolate Mischka breed German Shepherd chromosome 11, alternate assembly UU_Cfam_GSD_1.0, whole genome shotgun sequence DNA encodes these proteins:
- the C11H5orf63 gene encoding glutaredoxin-like protein C5orf63 homolog isoform X5 — MNARRRIKMLWFQGNSMQLAKYSFQLLLRNLSSKTLLPVLTLFTKDPCPLCDEAKETLEPYKNREVDITLPENSAWYERYKFDIPVFHLNGQFLMMHRADISKLEKQLQKLEQQGIGGWRAPS; from the exons ATGAACGCAAGGAGGAG aattAAGATGCTCTGGTTTCAAGGAAATAGCATGCAACTTGCCAAATACTCCTTTCAACTCCTCTTGAGAAATCTCTCTTCTAAGACCCTTCTGCCCGTGCTGACCTTATTTACAAAG GATCCATGCCCCCTTTGTGATGAAGCCAAGGAAACACTGGAGCCTTATAAAAACAGG GAGGTGGACATCACACTTCCAGAAAACTCTGCCTGGTATGAAAGGTATAAATTTGACATCCCTGTTTTCCATTTGAATGGCCAATTTCTGATGATGCATCGAGCAGACATCTCAAAACTTGAAAAGCAGCTCCAGAAACTTGAGCAGCAAGGTATTGGAGGCTGGAGGGCGCCTTCATGA
- the C11H5orf63 gene encoding glutaredoxin-like protein C5orf63 homolog isoform X7, which yields MLWFQGNSMQLAKYSFQLLLRNLSSKTLLPVLTLFTKDPCPLCDEAKETLEPYKNRFILQEVDITLPENSAWYERYKFDIPVFHLNGQFLMMHRADISKLEKQLQKLEQQGIGGWRAPS from the exons ATGCTCTGGTTTCAAGGAAATAGCATGCAACTTGCCAAATACTCCTTTCAACTCCTCTTGAGAAATCTCTCTTCTAAGACCCTTCTGCCCGTGCTGACCTTATTTACAAAG GATCCATGCCCCCTTTGTGATGAAGCCAAGGAAACACTGGAGCCTTATAAAAACAGG tttattttacaGGAGGTGGACATCACACTTCCAGAAAACTCTGCCTGGTATGAAAGGTATAAATTTGACATCCCTGTTTTCCATTTGAATGGCCAATTTCTGATGATGCATCGAGCAGACATCTCAAAACTTGAAAAGCAGCTCCAGAAACTTGAGCAGCAAGGTATTGGAGGCTGGAGGGCGCCTTCATGA
- the C11H5orf63 gene encoding glutaredoxin-like protein C5orf63 homolog isoform X4 encodes MNARRRIKMLWFQGNSMQLAKYSFQLLLRNLSSKTLLPVLTLFTKDPCPLCDEAKETLEPYKNRFILQEVDITLPENSAWYERYKFDIPVFHLNGQFLMMHRADISKLEKQLQKLEQQGIGGWRAPS; translated from the exons ATGAACGCAAGGAGGAG aattAAGATGCTCTGGTTTCAAGGAAATAGCATGCAACTTGCCAAATACTCCTTTCAACTCCTCTTGAGAAATCTCTCTTCTAAGACCCTTCTGCCCGTGCTGACCTTATTTACAAAG GATCCATGCCCCCTTTGTGATGAAGCCAAGGAAACACTGGAGCCTTATAAAAACAGG tttattttacaGGAGGTGGACATCACACTTCCAGAAAACTCTGCCTGGTATGAAAGGTATAAATTTGACATCCCTGTTTTCCATTTGAATGGCCAATTTCTGATGATGCATCGAGCAGACATCTCAAAACTTGAAAAGCAGCTCCAGAAACTTGAGCAGCAAGGTATTGGAGGCTGGAGGGCGCCTTCATGA